TCTGCACAGGCTCGTCGGTGGTCTTCGATTCGCTTTCCTTCGGTTCCGTCCTCGACGCCTTCATAGCGCTCAACCGCAACGGCTTCGACCTATACTTCGAGAATTATTCAGAGGGCGGCGACGGAGTATACGGCTACGGACTGACTCCCCCGCGCCGCAGCTTCGCGATAGACGAGCATCCGCTTTTCTCTTACGGCGGACGCTGGAACTGACGCGCCGGCATTGAATATGTAAAAAAAGGGAGCGGCGAAATCATGACCGCTCCCTTTTTTATAGTGAAAATTCTTAAATGAACGCCGGTTCGAAGAACAGGTCGTTCTCCGCGAATCTCGAAAGGCGGAAACGATGCAGATCGACGAACGGTTTTTCGCCGAGCAGCAGCTCCTTGCACACACGTCCGCCGGATGGGCCGAACTGAAGACCGTGTCCGCTCCAGCCGCAGTTGACGAGAAGCCCTTCAACGGGAGTCCAGTCTATTATAGCGTTATGATCCGGCGTGTTGTCGTATGGGCCGGACCACTGGCGCACGACGCGGACGCCGTTGAGAGCCGGAATGCGCTTCATTACGCTCTTCGTGACGCCCTCGAGGAACTTGGCGCTGTTCCCCGCCTCCGTCGTATGCGGCTCGTCCTGGTCGTCCCGCCCGAACATAAACGTGCCGTTCGGACACTGCTTGAAATACGCCCCGTCGTCGAGGCACAGCACCATCGGACAGTCGAAAACATCGACCGGCTCGGTGATCAGTATATTATGACGCTCCGGGTAGACAGGAAGCTCCACTCCGACGGTCGCCGCAAGCGGAGTAGACCACGGCCCCGCCGTGAGCAGCACCTTCGGCGCGTGCCACTCTTCCCCGCTCTCGGTGACTACTCCCTTTATCTTGCCGTTTTCTGCGAGCAGCTTCGCCACAGGCGTGTAAGTCCTTATCTCCGCGCCGAGCCTGCGCGCCGCGTGCCCGTAGGCCATAGTCAGAGTCTGCGGGTTTATATGCCCGTCCTCGCCGCAGAAGGCGGCTCCAAGTATCCCGTCAAGCTTCAGATAAGGCCATCTTTCATGTATCTCTGCTGGGGTCAGCATAACTGAAGGTATGTCGAGACTCTGCTGGAGGCTGACGTTCTTTCTAAGCTGATCCATACACGATTCGGAATACGCCACCCACATATATCCCCAC
The window above is part of the Cloacibacillus sp. An23 genome. Proteins encoded here:
- a CDS encoding FAD-binding oxidoreductase, whose translation is MTVKTADVIIVGGGVHGASSAYELAKAGVRTVLFEKEYLSSGGSGRSAAGLRQHFGTEVNLRMAKYNLSVFPTLEEELDTGMKLEFTQWGYMWVAYSESCMDQLRKNVSLQQSLDIPSVMLTPAEIHERWPYLKLDGILGAAFCGEDGHINPQTLTMAYGHAARRLGAEIRTYTPVAKLLAENGKIKGVVTESGEEWHAPKVLLTAGPWSTPLAATVGVELPVYPERHNILITEPVDVFDCPMVLCLDDGAYFKQCPNGTFMFGRDDQDEPHTTEAGNSAKFLEGVTKSVMKRIPALNGVRVVRQWSGPYDNTPDHNAIIDWTPVEGLLVNCGWSGHGLQFGPSGGRVCKELLLGEKPFVDLHRFRLSRFAENDLFFEPAFI